A single genomic interval of Sceloporus undulatus isolate JIND9_A2432 ecotype Alabama chromosome 2, SceUnd_v1.1, whole genome shotgun sequence harbors:
- the FAM193B gene encoding protein FAM193B encodes MPLWICQSCRQSVEEEERRAVQEQALAVSLSHTACKSQSCGAGSHSSSSSSSSSSCHGNSGDWDPSSFLSAHKLSGLWNSQHVNGAAPGSSLGGTPVVPGDKHPGLPPECAIQAPAVGDGLKACPYSHALSPAPSGTPGSPLPTSLDFCKTLPKQFKSMCRRPTPPGEAFHSSEHHRHVDLTAPPNSPTGLPSQPPALLPTKQMPAHPGPFSSPPHVHLSSSPLAAPFPAPALSPHTPAPKPGAESPPTGSCKSPHLPTANVPLLKIPPPVGCTHPCNGHCSGSLGPPTASHQLPNTNRDPACKGHKFPNGTSCHASQSCEADEGLGEDEDSSSERSSCTSSSTTQKDGKFCDCCYCEFFGHNAPPAAPTSRNYAEIREKLRSRLTKRKEELPQKLGHSSSSGEPAVDHRDVDELLDYINSTEPKPLNSAKAAKRARHKQKKKEKEKAQLEAEAQKRVDRTPPTGQDQELAEEKLLEWPQLELERVNSFLSSRLQEIKNTIKDSIRASFSVYDLNLDVNDFPKKAAVLEQKNLLSHLNGSSELQEIDLDLSPLSLGAPHNHTLLQNEVGPRWAESPGEVPPPASENGVVKRLNAVPNLSRMIWVQSPKATDSPQESGVGHEAKETAPGRGVEVQEHVPATGKQRKAKRQGCPAKKGETLTTCDNSGSKGAGQKNPPKATVLDAARGSGSTEQSDGARGLRQGQGWGCGGSKADKEKSTDGKSRRGESRAEQSDQEPPPGTNDRHLFHMAAADDLPQPKGKGKKSRNKMEKASPSIDDVFLPKDLDGVEMDETDREVEYFKRFCLDSAKQTRQKVAVNWTNFTLKKTTSSAAQ; translated from the exons ATGCCACTGTGGATCTGCCAGAGTTGCAGGCAGagtgtagaagaagaagaaaggagggcagTCCAGGAGCAGGCACTAGCG GTCTCACTGTCACATACAGCCTGCAAGTCACAGTCCTGCGGGGCAGGCTCCCACTCCTCTTCATCTTCGTCATCTTCATCCTCGTGCCATGGGAATTCAGGAGACTGGGACCCCAGTTCCTTCCTGTCTGCGCACAAGCTTTCGGGGCTCTGGAACTCccagcatgtcaatggggcagCTCCGGGGAGTTCCCTCGGGGGAACACCTGTTGTACCAG GTGACAAGCACCCCGGCCTCCCTCCGGAGTGTGCCATCCAGGCCCCTGCTGTGGGAGATGGGCTCAAAGCCTGTCCTTACAGCCACGCGCTCTCCCCAGCTCCCAGCGGCACCCCAGGCTCACCTCTGCCTACCTCACTCGACTTCTGCAAAACGCTTCCCAAGCAGTTCAAGAGCATGTGCCGGAGACCCACCCCGCCAG GAGAGGCCTTCCACTCCTCGGAGCACCATCGGCACGTGGACCTCACTGCTCCTCCCAACAGCCCCACAGGCCTCCCCTCGCAGCCACCAGCACTCCTCCCGACAAAGCAGATGCCTGCGCACCCCGGACCCTTCAGCTCTCCTCCTCACGTCCACCTGAGCTCCTCACCGCTGGCGGCCCCGTTCCCTGCACCTGCCCTCAGTCCACACACACCAGCCCCAAAGCCAGGAGCAGAGTCCCCTCCAACCGGATCTTGTAAGAGTCCACACCTACCCACTGCCAATGTGCCACTGCTGAAGATACCACCTCCTGTAGGCTGCACGCACCCATGCAACGGCCATTGCAGTGGCTCATTGGGTCCTCCTACTGCCTCACATCAATTGCCCAACACCAACAG GGACCCTGCCTGTAAGGGCCACAAGTTCCCAAACGGTACAAGTTGTCATGCATCACAGTCGTGTGAAGCAGATGAGGGGCTTGGTGAGGATGAGGACAGCAGCTCTGAACGTAGCTCTTGTACTTCCTCCTCCACAACCCAGAAAGATGGGAAGTTTTGTGACTGCTGCTACTGTGAGTTCTTCGGCCACAATGCG CCTCCAGCTGCTCCGACAAGCCGGAACTACGCTGAGATCCGGGAGAAGCTGCGTTCTCGGCTgaccaaaagaaaagaggagcTTCCTCAAAAGCTGGGGCACAGTAGCAGCTCAGGAGAGCCAGCTGTAGACCACCGGGATGTGGATGAGCTCCTGGACTACATCAACAGCACTGAGCCGAAGCCCCTCAATAGCGCCAAGGCAGCCAAACGGGCACGCCACAAGCAGAAGAAAAAG GAGAAGGAAAAGGCGCAGCTTGAGGCTGAGGCCCAGAAGCGAGTGGACCGAACTCCACCCACAGGTCAGGACCAGGAGTTGGCTGAAGAAAAACTGCTAGAGTGGCCCCAGCTCGAACTGGAGCGAGTTAACAGTTTTTTGAGCAGCCGACTGCAAGAGATCAAAAACACTATCAAGGATTCCATCCGTGCCAGCTTCAGCGTCTATGACCTCAATCTAGATGTCAATGATTTCCCCAAGAAAGCAGCCGTGCTGGAACAGAAGAACCTGCTCTCCCACCTCAATGGCTCCTCTGAGCTGCAGGAGATTGACCTAGACCTGTCTCCACTCAGCCTGGGTGCACCACATAATCATACATTGCTGCAGAATGAAGTTGGCCCCCGATGGGCTGAAAGTCCTGGAGAGGTGCCTCCACCAGCCTCTGAGAATGGCGTGGTGAAACGGCTCAACGCTGTGCCCAATCTCTCCCGCATGATTTGGGTTCAGTCACCCAAGGCAACAGACTCGCCCCAGGAAAGTGGGGTTGGCCATGAGGCTAAGGAGACAGCGCCAGGCAGGGGAGTGGAGGTGCAGGAACACGTGCCAGCCACAGGAAAGCAGAGGAAGGCCAAGCGGCAAGGCTGCCCAGCAAAAAAGGGAGAGACTCTCACAACTTGTGATAATTCTGGCTCCAAGGGGGCTGGACAGAAGAATCCTCCTAAGGCCACTGTTTTGGATGCCGCAAGAGGCAGCGGCAGCACAGAGCAAAGTGATGGTGCCAGAGGGTTGCGACAGGGCCAGGGATGGGGTTGTGGTGGCTCTAAGGCTGACAAAGAGAAGAGCACTGATGGGAAGAGCCGGAGAGGTGAAAGCAGAGCTGAACAGTCAGACCAAGAGCCACCTCCTGGAACTAATGACAGGCATCTCTTTCACATGGCTGCCGCAGATGACTTGCCCCAGCCTAAGGGTAAAGGCAAGAAGAGTAGGAACAAAATGGAGAAAGCAAGCCCTTCCATTG ACGATGTGTTCCTGCCCAAAGACTTGGACGGTGTGGAAATGGATGAAACTGACAGAGAAGTGGAGTACTTCAAGAG GTTTTGCCTGGACTCAGCCAAGCAGACCCGGCAGAAAGTGGCTGTGAACTGGACCAATTTCACCCTGAAGAAAACCACTTCAAGTGCAGCTCAGTGA